The following coding sequences are from one Aliarcobacter skirrowii CCUG 10374 window:
- the cysW gene encoding sulfate ABC transporter permease subunit CysW has product MKTISNSQSSQTESRLVKYSLIFIAVAFLLIMLVVPLITIFAEAFRKGYEAYFLSFNDEYVLSAIKLTFITAAIAVPLNVIFGICASWAIAKYSFFGKSFLITLIDLPFAVSPVISGFVYILLFGAQGWFGHYLIENDIQIIFAVPGIVLATIFVTFPFVARELIPLMQEMGNDEEQAALLLGASGFQTFLKVTLPNIKWGLLYGVILCNARAMGEFGAVSVVSGHIQGVTNTMPLQVEILYNEYNFVAAFAVSTLLAILALLTLVLKYILEWKVQRKIKKLDNEE; this is encoded by the coding sequence ATGAAAACTATAAGTAATTCACAAAGTTCACAAACAGAGTCAAGATTAGTAAAATATTCATTAATTTTTATAGCAGTAGCTTTTTTGCTTATTATGCTTGTAGTTCCTTTGATTACAATATTTGCAGAAGCATTTAGAAAAGGTTATGAAGCATATTTTTTAAGTTTTAATGATGAGTATGTATTAAGTGCAATAAAACTTACATTTATAACTGCAGCCATTGCAGTACCACTAAATGTTATTTTTGGTATTTGTGCATCTTGGGCAATAGCAAAATACTCTTTTTTTGGTAAAAGTTTTTTAATAACTTTAATTGATTTACCTTTTGCTGTAAGTCCTGTTATTTCTGGATTTGTATATATTTTACTTTTTGGAGCACAAGGTTGGTTTGGACACTATTTAATAGAAAACGATATTCAAATAATTTTTGCAGTTCCTGGAATTGTACTTGCAACTATATTTGTAACATTTCCATTTGTGGCGCGTGAGCTAATTCCTTTAATGCAAGAGATGGGAAATGATGAAGAACAAGCTGCACTTCTTTTGGGTGCAAGTGGTTTTCAAACATTTTTAAAAGTTACTTTACCAAATATAAAATGGGGATTACTTTATGGAGTAATTTTATGTAATGCAAGAGCAATGGGTGAATTTGGAGCTGTTTCTGTTGTTTCAGGGCATATTCAAGGTGTTACAAACACAATGCCACTACAAGTTGAGATTTTATACAACGAATACAACTTTGTTGCAGCTTTTGCAGTTTCAACACTTTTGGCGATATTAGCACTTTTAACTCTTGTTTTAAAATACATTTTAGAGTGGAAAGTACAAAGAAAAATTAAAAAATTAGATAATGAAGAATAA
- the cysT gene encoding sulfate ABC transporter permease subunit CysT, which produces MRLNFGILKRPNSPIPGFGLTMGYTVFYLSIIVLIPLIALFTEAFSMGFDAFISATTDSRVVASYKLTFVTSLIAALINTIFGVIVAWCLVRYEFFGKRVFDAIVDLPFALPTAVSGIALTTLYSSSGWFGQYLEPLGIKIVFTPIGITIALIFIGLPFVVRTVQPALEEIQIEQEEASASLGASRWQTFYKVILPTIFPAVLTGFALSFARALGEYGSVVFIAGNMPFKTEISTLLIITKLEQYDFAGATAIAVVMLLISFVMLLLINILQRWSSRRKGMEAI; this is translated from the coding sequence ATGAGATTAAATTTTGGAATATTAAAAAGACCAAATTCACCAATTCCTGGTTTTGGTTTGACTATGGGATATACGGTATTTTATTTAAGTATTATTGTATTAATTCCACTAATTGCACTTTTTACTGAAGCTTTTAGTATGGGATTTGATGCTTTTATAAGTGCGACAACAGATTCAAGAGTAGTTGCTAGTTATAAACTAACTTTTGTAACTTCACTAATAGCTGCTCTTATTAATACAATTTTTGGAGTTATTGTTGCTTGGTGTTTGGTTCGATATGAGTTTTTTGGAAAAAGAGTTTTTGATGCAATTGTTGATTTACCTTTTGCTCTTCCAACAGCAGTTTCAGGTATTGCACTTACAACACTATATTCAAGTTCTGGTTGGTTTGGACAATACTTAGAACCACTTGGAATTAAAATAGTATTTACACCAATTGGAATTACAATTGCTTTAATATTTATTGGGCTTCCTTTTGTTGTAAGAACAGTTCAACCAGCACTTGAGGAGATTCAAATTGAGCAAGAAGAAGCAAGTGCAAGTTTGGGAGCAAGTAGATGGCAAACTTTTTATAAAGTGATACTTCCTACTATTTTTCCAGCAGTTTTAACAGGATTTGCACTTTCATTTGCAAGAGCTTTGGGTGAGTATGGTTCAGTTGTTTTTATAGCTGGAAATATGCCATTTAAAACAGAGATTAGCACACTTTTGATTATTACAAAGCTTGAACAGTACGATTTTGCAGGAGCAACAGCAATTGCAGTTGTGATGCTTTTAATCTCTTTTGTAATGTTACTTTTAATTAATATTTTACAAAGATGGAGTTCAAGAAGAAAAGGAATGGAGGCAATATGA
- a CDS encoding methyl-accepting chemotaxis protein, whose translation MNSVIKKVSFFQALAVTIILVFAVITISIVVKNFITKDVKTTFQDRVLDIKATFEVLNESIKESALSVSNVLSSQLNNVEIDYSNKIDVNGIKTSPLTSNGVILNNNNSIIDKFTQTTGAVATIFVKQDDGFFRIATSLYKEDGSRAIGTFLAKDSQAFSKISNKERYLGIAELFGKKYMTVYEPVIKDNEVIGILFVAYNFDKLYKILESKLERIKFGDKGYLYAIDSKTETLTIHPTLKNKKLNELDKNVEEALREMLVKKQGVIAYEFNDGKEVIDKLSAFTTFEEWNMVIVTSSDIDDLLALNYTLRQYSIFGGIALLFTLLAISYIIIKKTVNEPLLIINKDLDEFFAYLNREKESIDFVHVNTKDEFGRMSKILSDNIEKTRLGIEEDRRLISETISVLGEFEHGDLCQRINIEVSNPALLQLKNVLNQMANNLENNIENVLDILEQYSKYNYLSKIPTKDLKEHLLKLANGVNTLGESITTMLIENKKNGLTLGDSSNVLLENVNKLNSSSNSAAASLEETAAAIEEITSTVRSNSENITKMALLSNDVTKSVVVGEKYANQTTVAMDEINTQVSLVNEAISVIDQIAFQTNILSLNAAVEAATAGEAGKGFAVVAQEVRNLASRSAEAAREIKDIVELATKKANEGKEIANSMIEGYKELNSNISHTMNLITDIQNSSKEQLLGIEQINDVVNNLDRQTQQNAQIASQTNEIAKLTDSIAKVIVDDTNSKEFYGKDSVKSRDIGI comes from the coding sequence ATGAATTCAGTAATAAAGAAAGTCTCATTTTTTCAAGCTTTAGCTGTAACAATAATTTTAGTATTTGCTGTGATAACTATTAGTATTGTTGTAAAAAACTTTATAACAAAAGATGTTAAAACTACATTTCAAGATAGAGTTTTAGATATAAAAGCTACTTTTGAAGTTCTGAATGAATCAATAAAAGAGTCTGCACTTTCAGTTTCAAATGTTCTTTCTTCTCAATTAAACAATGTTGAAATTGACTATTCAAATAAAATAGATGTAAATGGTATTAAAACATCACCTTTAACTTCAAATGGAGTTATTTTAAATAATAACAACTCTATTATAGATAAGTTTACTCAAACAACAGGAGCTGTTGCTACAATATTTGTAAAGCAAGATGATGGTTTTTTTAGGATTGCAACATCTTTGTATAAAGAAGATGGTTCAAGAGCAATTGGAACATTTTTAGCAAAAGATAGCCAAGCTTTTTCAAAAATATCAAATAAAGAGAGATATTTAGGAATTGCTGAGCTTTTTGGAAAAAAATATATGACAGTTTATGAGCCAGTTATTAAAGATAATGAGGTAATTGGAATTTTATTTGTAGCATATAATTTTGACAAGTTATATAAAATTTTAGAATCTAAACTAGAGAGAATTAAGTTTGGAGATAAAGGTTATTTATATGCAATTGACTCTAAAACAGAAACTTTAACAATTCATCCAACTTTAAAAAATAAAAAGTTAAATGAACTTGATAAAAATGTAGAAGAGGCTTTAAGAGAGATGTTGGTTAAGAAGCAAGGTGTAATAGCTTATGAATTTAATGATGGTAAAGAGGTAATAGATAAATTATCTGCTTTTACAACTTTTGAAGAGTGGAATATGGTTATTGTAACTAGCTCTGATATTGATGATCTACTTGCATTGAATTACACATTAAGACAATATTCGATATTTGGTGGAATAGCACTATTATTTACTTTACTTGCAATAAGTTATATTATTATCAAAAAAACAGTAAATGAACCACTTTTAATAATAAATAAAGATTTAGATGAATTTTTCGCTTATTTAAATAGGGAAAAAGAAAGTATTGATTTTGTACATGTAAATACAAAAGATGAGTTTGGAAGAATGTCAAAAATTTTAAGTGATAATATTGAAAAAACTAGGTTAGGAATTGAAGAAGATAGAAGATTGATAAGTGAAACAATTTCTGTTTTAGGTGAGTTTGAACATGGAGATTTATGTCAAAGAATAAATATAGAAGTATCAAATCCAGCACTATTGCAATTAAAAAATGTTTTAAATCAAATGGCAAATAATTTAGAGAATAATATTGAAAATGTACTTGATATTTTGGAGCAATATTCAAAATATAACTATTTGAGTAAAATTCCAACAAAAGATTTAAAAGAACATTTATTAAAACTTGCAAATGGTGTTAATACTTTGGGTGAGTCTATTACAACGATGTTAATAGAGAATAAGAAAAATGGATTAACTCTTGGTGATAGTTCAAATGTTTTACTTGAAAATGTAAATAAATTGAATAGTTCTTCAAATAGCGCAGCAGCTTCTTTAGAAGAGACAGCAGCTGCTATTGAAGAGATTACATCAACTGTTAGAAGTAATAGTGAAAATATTACAAAAATGGCACTATTATCAAATGATGTTACAAAATCAGTAGTTGTTGGTGAAAAATATGCAAATCAAACAACAGTTGCAATGGATGAGATAAATACTCAAGTAAGTTTAGTAAATGAAGCTATAAGTGTAATTGATCAAATTGCATTCCAAACAAATATTCTTTCACTAAATGCTGCTGTTGAAGCTGCAACTGCAGGTGAGGCTGGAAAAGGGTTTGCAGTTGTAGCTCAAGAGGTGAGAAATCTAGCAAGTAGAAGTGCTGAAGCGGCACGTGAGATTAAAGATATTGTTGAACTTGCTACAAAAAAAGCAAATGAAGGTAAAGAGATTGCAAATAGTATGATTGAAGGATATAAAGAGTTAAATTCAAATATTTCTCACACTATGAATTTGATTACAGATATTCAAAACTCTTCAAAAGAACAACTATTGGGAATTGAACAAATTAATGATGTTGTAAATAATCTTGATAGACAAACTCAACAAAATGCACAAATTGCATCACAAACAAATGAGATTGCAAAGCTAACAGATAGTATTGCAAAAGTAATTGTAGATGATACAAATAGTAAAGAGTTTTATGGAAAAGATAGTGTAAAAAGTAGAGATATAGGGATTTAA
- a CDS encoding EAL domain-containing protein, with the protein MQSTNSNLLPNRKEFLSDLEKNIFDKLVIFDISGFGNINHFYGYDFGEKILKIISLRLQDRFENSQIYYLGADIFVVATNSDILKEKFIQTIKATIWYFGYSAIEIDGNKVYIPLRAGVAINYSKLLFCAEFALKQTRVLKQNIVIYDNEEDDVLNLSQDSIKDDLYWKSEIIEAIKRDKFEIFAQSISNQFEKKYEILVRMKDSKGEIISPYFFIDRSKKINLYTEITKKVIQKSFEFFQNKNVGFSINLSIIDILEKDIVDFIIQKICEFDIGDFLTIEITESEGIDNIEEVVSFIKIVKSLGVKIAIDDFGTGYSNFSYLVKFQADYVKLDGSIIKDINRSLSARAVVESIVFFAKKVGMKTVAEFVSSKDIYDTCKELEIDYFQGYLFDAPKNIKELKL; encoded by the coding sequence ATGCAAAGTACAAATAGTAATTTATTGCCAAATAGAAAAGAGTTTTTGAGCGATCTTGAAAAAAATATTTTTGATAAACTAGTTATTTTTGATATAAGTGGTTTTGGAAATATAAATCATTTCTATGGTTATGATTTTGGAGAAAAAATATTAAAAATTATATCTTTAAGACTTCAAGATAGATTTGAAAATAGTCAAATTTACTATTTGGGTGCAGATATTTTTGTTGTTGCAACAAATAGTGATATTTTAAAAGAGAAATTTATTCAAACAATAAAAGCAACAATTTGGTACTTTGGATACTCTGCAATTGAAATTGATGGAAATAAAGTATATATTCCATTAAGAGCTGGAGTTGCTATAAATTATTCAAAGCTTTTGTTTTGTGCTGAATTTGCACTAAAACAAACAAGAGTTTTAAAGCAAAATATAGTGATTTACGATAATGAAGAAGATGATGTATTAAACCTAAGTCAAGACTCTATAAAAGATGATTTATATTGGAAAAGTGAAATTATTGAAGCAATAAAAAGAGATAAATTTGAGATTTTTGCACAATCAATAAGTAATCAATTTGAGAAAAAATATGAGATATTAGTTCGAATGAAAGACTCAAAAGGAGAGATAATTTCTCCTTATTTTTTTATAGATAGATCTAAAAAAATAAATCTTTATACAGAGATTACTAAAAAAGTTATTCAAAAATCTTTTGAATTTTTTCAAAATAAAAATGTTGGATTTAGTATAAATTTATCAATTATTGATATTTTGGAAAAAGATATTGTTGATTTTATTATTCAAAAAATTTGTGAATTTGATATTGGTGATTTTTTGACTATTGAAATTACCGAGAGTGAAGGAATTGATAATATTGAAGAGGTCGTATCTTTTATAAAAATTGTAAAAAGTCTTGGTGTAAAAATTGCAATTGATGATTTTGGAACAGGTTACTCAAATTTTTCATATTTGGTTAAATTTCAAGCTGATTATGTAAAACTTGATGGTTCTATTATAAAAGATATTAACAGATCTCTTAGTGCAAGAGCTGTTGTCGAATCAATTGTATTTTTTGCAAAAAAGGTTGGTATGAAAACTGTTGCGGAGTTTGTATCTTCAAAAGATATTTACGATACTTGCAAAGAGTTGGAAATTGATTATTTTCAAGGATATCTGTTTGATGCTCCGAAAAATATTAAAGAGTTAAAATTATAA
- the moeB gene encoding molybdopterin-synthase adenylyltransferase MoeB codes for MTKEQKLSEQEISRYSRHLILPQVGLEGQLKLKNSKVLAVGTGALGSPILLYLAAAGVGTIGLVDFDVVEESNLHRQIIHTTNDIKKSKVQSAKEKLEALNPNSKIVTFNERLTSSNALNIIKDFDIVIDGTDNFPTRYLINDACVMLKKPFVYGSIFRFEGQVSVFNYDGGACYRCLFPNPPKAGLVPSCSEAGVLGVLPGIIGTIQTNELIKIILKIGEPLKNRLLSFDSLKMQFRDMKFNKNENCPICSKNATIKELIDYEEFCGLKEKTDIKVDEITLEEFKSLLAKKDSIQIVDVRPKIDFDLNNIKDSINIPFESLEDDINQIDSLKKVIVVCKIGMLSKEAILKLKNIGFKAELYSLKGGVTSWLNDL; via the coding sequence GTGACAAAAGAGCAAAAACTATCAGAACAAGAGATAAGTAGATATAGCAGACATTTAATCCTTCCACAAGTTGGACTTGAAGGTCAATTAAAACTTAAAAATTCAAAGGTTTTAGCAGTTGGAACTGGAGCTTTAGGAAGTCCAATTTTACTATATTTAGCAGCAGCTGGTGTAGGAACAATTGGGCTTGTTGATTTTGATGTAGTTGAAGAGTCTAATTTGCATAGACAAATTATTCACACAACAAATGATATAAAAAAGAGTAAAGTACAATCTGCTAAAGAGAAATTAGAGGCATTAAATCCAAACTCAAAAATAGTTACTTTTAATGAGAGACTAACTAGCAGTAATGCTTTAAATATTATAAAAGATTTTGATATTGTAATAGATGGAACAGATAATTTTCCAACAAGATATTTAATAAACGATGCTTGTGTAATGTTAAAAAAACCTTTTGTTTATGGTTCTATTTTTAGATTTGAAGGGCAGGTTAGTGTTTTTAATTATGATGGTGGAGCTTGTTATAGATGTCTATTTCCAAATCCACCAAAAGCTGGATTAGTTCCTAGTTGTTCAGAAGCTGGAGTTTTAGGAGTTTTACCTGGAATTATTGGAACAATTCAAACAAATGAGCTTATAAAAATAATTCTAAAAATTGGCGAACCTTTAAAAAATAGACTTTTAAGTTTTGACTCTTTAAAGATGCAGTTTCGTGATATGAAATTTAATAAAAATGAAAATTGTCCAATTTGTAGTAAAAATGCAACAATTAAAGAGTTAATTGATTATGAAGAGTTTTGTGGATTAAAAGAGAAAACAGATATAAAAGTAGATGAGATAACTCTTGAAGAGTTTAAAAGTTTATTAGCAAAAAAAGATAGTATTCAAATAGTTGATGTGAGACCTAAAATTGATTTTGATTTAAATAACATAAAAGATTCTATAAATATACCTTTTGAAAGCTTGGAAGATGATATTAATCAAATAGACTCTTTAAAAAAAGTTATAGTAGTTTGTAAAATAGGAATGTTGAGTAAAGAGGCTATTTTAAAGCTTAAAAACATTGGTTTTAAAGCAGAACTTTATAGTTTGAAAGGTGGAGTTACATCTTGGTTAAATGATTTATAG
- a CDS encoding sulfate ABC transporter substrate-binding protein: MIKITKNIKSIVLAAILVSTTGFAKEFEYDKDAEKAKKRVEILNVSYDPTREFYEEYNKEFATYWNNKTGQEVVVKQSHGGSGKQARAVIDGLKADVVTLALAYDIDAISQKAYLIPNDWQKRLENNSSPYTSTIVFLVRKGNPKGIKDWDDLVKDGVDVITPNPKTSGGARWNYLAAYAYGLKKELGNLEYIDFESQKYKDADEKAKDFVKRLFKNVPVLDSGARGSTNTFVQRKIGDVLLAWENEAFLAINELGRDEFEIVVPTISILAQPPVTVIDANAKRRLNYTVSTEYLQYLYSQKAQELAAKNYYRPSKPELVNKEYLKIFPKLELIKIDDVFKSWANAQKLHFDDGGTFDLIYR, translated from the coding sequence ATGATAAAAATAACAAAAAATATTAAAAGTATAGTTTTAGCAGCAATATTAGTTTCAACAACAGGTTTTGCAAAAGAGTTCGAATATGATAAAGATGCTGAAAAAGCAAAAAAAAGAGTTGAGATATTAAATGTATCTTATGATCCAACAAGAGAGTTTTATGAAGAGTACAATAAAGAGTTTGCTACTTATTGGAATAATAAAACAGGTCAAGAGGTAGTTGTTAAACAATCTCATGGAGGTTCTGGTAAACAAGCAAGAGCTGTAATTGACGGATTAAAAGCAGATGTTGTTACATTAGCACTTGCTTATGATATAGATGCAATTAGTCAAAAAGCATATTTAATACCAAATGATTGGCAAAAAAGATTAGAAAATAACTCATCTCCATACACTTCAACTATTGTTTTTTTAGTTAGAAAAGGAAATCCAAAAGGTATAAAAGATTGGGATGATTTAGTAAAAGATGGTGTTGATGTAATTACTCCAAATCCTAAAACTTCAGGAGGAGCAAGATGGAACTATCTTGCAGCTTATGCTTATGGACTTAAAAAAGAGTTAGGAAATTTAGAATATATAGATTTTGAATCACAAAAATATAAAGATGCTGATGAAAAGGCAAAAGATTTTGTAAAAAGATTATTTAAAAATGTACCCGTTTTAGATTCAGGAGCAAGAGGTTCAACAAATACATTTGTTCAAAGAAAAATAGGAGATGTATTATTAGCTTGGGAAAATGAGGCATTTTTAGCAATAAACGAACTTGGACGAGATGAGTTTGAGATAGTTGTACCAACAATATCAATATTAGCCCAACCACCTGTTACGGTTATAGATGCAAATGCTAAAAGAAGATTAAACTATACAGTTTCAACAGAGTATTTACAATATTTATATTCACAAAAAGCTCAGGAGTTGGCTGCTAAAAATTATTATAGACCAAGTAAGCCTGAATTGGTAAATAAAGAGTATCTAAAAATATTTCCAAAATTAGAGCTTATTAAAATAGATGATGTTTTTAAAAGTTGGGCAAATGCGCAAAAACTTCATTTTGATGATGGCGGAACATTTGATTTAATATATAGATAA
- a CDS encoding Hsp20/alpha crystallin family protein has protein sequence MFLTKFDPFKQLRDLEKDFYTVSKNEGVNAFVPVVNTREGEFAYHVDVDLPGVKKEDIKVDINKNILTISGERKTKDEIKQEDYYKVETYFGKFSRSFTLPENADVENIEAKSDNGVLEVVIPKLKDDITKKSIEIK, from the coding sequence ATGTTTTTAACAAAATTTGACCCATTTAAACAATTAAGAGATTTAGAGAAAGATTTTTATACCGTATCAAAAAATGAAGGAGTAAACGCCTTTGTTCCTGTTGTAAATACAAGAGAGGGTGAGTTTGCATATCATGTAGATGTTGATCTGCCTGGAGTTAAAAAAGAGGATATAAAAGTTGATATAAACAAAAATATTCTTACAATTAGTGGTGAAAGAAAAACTAAAGATGAGATAAAACAAGAAGATTATTACAAAGTTGAGACATATTTTGGAAAATTTTCAAGAAGTTTTACACTGCCAGAAAATGCTGATGTTGAAAATATTGAAGCAAAAAGCGACAATGGTGTTTTAGAGGTTGTGATTCCAAAATTAAAAGATGATATTACTAAAAAATCTATTGAAATAAAATAA
- a CDS encoding RrF2 family transcriptional regulator — MKVSKKTDYALRALFAIAEADNLISIRELSEYTDVPRRFLENIMLEMNKAGWVKSIPGRYGGYVLAKNSSEITLGEIIRHFEGMISMISCVSVSNYEPCSQEGKCYFRRVFLNIRNLTAQILDRTTISSCLGQTPVTKDDILKEEFVGGLGI, encoded by the coding sequence ATGAAAGTATCAAAAAAAACAGATTATGCGCTAAGAGCGCTTTTTGCGATAGCAGAGGCAGATAATTTAATCTCAATTAGAGAGTTATCAGAATATACAGATGTTCCAAGAAGATTTTTAGAAAATATTATGCTTGAGATGAATAAAGCTGGATGGGTAAAGAGTATTCCAGGGCGTTATGGTGGATATGTTTTAGCTAAAAACTCAAGTGAAATAACGCTTGGTGAAATTATTCGTCATTTTGAAGGGATGATTTCTATGATCTCTTGCGTTTCTGTATCAAATTATGAACCTTGTAGTCAAGAAGGAAAATGTTATTTTAGAAGAGTATTTTTAAATATAAGAAATCTCACAGCACAAATTTTGGATAGAACAACAATTTCTTCATGCCTTGGTCAAACTCCTGTTACAAAAGATGATATTTTAAAGGAAGAGTTTGTCGGAGGATTGGGAATATAG
- the typA gene encoding translational GTPase TypA: MRDIRNIAVIAHVDHGKTTTVDELLKQSGTFSAHQSVDERVMDSNAIEKERGITILSKNTAIDYEGVRINIIDTPGHADFGGEVERVLKMVDSVLLLVDAQEGVMPQTKFVVKKALSLGHRPIVVVNKIDKPAAEPDRVVDEVFDLFAQMDATEEQLDFPVIYAAARSGFARYNPTDDNMDFKPLYETILKEVPKPKGSDENGLQLQVFTLDYDNFIGKIGIARIFNGTISQGETVLLVKADGEKIKGRVTKLIGFKGLDRIDIKTAGAGDIVAVAGFETIDVGDSLCDPTNPMPLDPMHIEQPTLSVTFSVNDSPLAGTEGKYITSNKIDERLKAEMNTNIAMSYEQIGEGKFKVNGRGELQITILAENMRREGFEFCIGRPEVIIKEENGIKMEPFEHLVIDTPDEFSGAIIEKLGKRKAVMTNMVPMGIGFTRLEFEIPARGLIGIRTEFLTETRGEGVMNHSFLEFRPHSGTVESRKYGALVSMENGEALAYSIFNLQDRGVMFIKPQDKVYIGMVVGQHAKDNDLDVNPIKGKQQSNVRSSGADEAIRLVPPKTMSLENALEWIEEDEAVEVTPISIRIRKRELDPTVRKRTAKKEKNS; encoded by the coding sequence ATGAGAGACATTAGAAATATAGCAGTTATTGCTCACGTTGACCACGGGAAAACAACAACAGTTGATGAGTTGTTAAAACAAAGTGGTACATTTTCAGCGCATCAAAGTGTAGATGAAAGAGTTATGGATAGTAATGCAATTGAAAAGGAAAGAGGTATTACAATTCTTTCAAAAAACACAGCAATTGATTATGAGGGTGTAAGAATTAACATTATAGATACTCCAGGACACGCCGATTTTGGTGGAGAAGTTGAGAGGGTTTTAAAAATGGTTGATTCTGTTTTACTTCTTGTTGATGCACAAGAGGGTGTTATGCCACAAACAAAGTTTGTTGTTAAAAAAGCATTATCTTTAGGACATAGACCAATCGTTGTTGTAAACAAAATTGATAAACCAGCAGCTGAACCTGATAGAGTTGTTGATGAGGTGTTTGACCTATTTGCACAGATGGATGCAACAGAGGAGCAATTAGATTTCCCTGTAATTTATGCAGCTGCTAGAAGTGGATTTGCAAGATATAATCCAACAGATGATAATATGGATTTTAAACCACTATATGAAACTATTTTAAAAGAGGTTCCAAAACCAAAAGGAAGCGATGAAAATGGTCTTCAACTTCAAGTATTTACTCTTGATTATGATAACTTTATTGGAAAAATAGGAATCGCTAGAATTTTTAATGGAACTATCTCTCAAGGTGAAACTGTACTTTTAGTTAAAGCTGATGGTGAAAAAATCAAAGGAAGAGTAACTAAACTTATTGGATTTAAAGGTTTAGATAGAATAGATATCAAAACAGCAGGTGCTGGTGATATTGTTGCTGTTGCTGGATTTGAAACTATTGATGTTGGAGATTCGCTTTGTGATCCAACAAATCCAATGCCACTTGATCCTATGCATATTGAGCAACCAACTTTAAGCGTAACATTCTCTGTAAATGACTCTCCTCTTGCTGGAACTGAAGGTAAATATATAACTTCGAATAAAATAGATGAGAGATTAAAAGCTGAGATGAATACTAATATTGCTATGAGTTATGAGCAAATTGGTGAGGGTAAATTTAAGGTAAACGGAAGAGGTGAACTTCAAATTACTATTTTGGCTGAAAATATGAGAAGAGAAGGTTTTGAGTTCTGTATTGGAAGACCAGAAGTTATTATAAAAGAAGAGAATGGTATCAAAATGGAGCCATTTGAACATTTAGTAATTGATACTCCAGATGAATTTAGTGGAGCAATTATTGAAAAACTTGGGAAAAGAAAAGCTGTAATGACAAATATGGTTCCAATGGGTATTGGATTTACAAGATTAGAGTTTGAAATTCCTGCACGTGGATTAATTGGTATTAGAACAGAGTTTTTAACAGAAACTAGAGGAGAGGGTGTTATGAATCACTCATTCTTAGAGTTTAGACCACATAGTGGAACAGTTGAGAGCAGAAAATATGGAGCGCTTGTATCTATGGAAAATGGAGAGGCTCTTGCATACTCAATCTTTAATTTACAAGATAGAGGTGTTATGTTTATAAAACCTCAAGATAAAGTTTATATTGGAATGGTTGTTGGACAACATGCTAAAGATAATGATTTAGATGTTAATCCTATTAAAGGAAAACAACAATCAAATGTAAGGTCAAGTGGTGCTGATGAAGCTATTAGATTAGTCCCACCAAAAACTATGTCTTTAGAAAATGCTTTAGAGTGGATTGAAGAGGACGAAGCTGTTGAAGTTACTCCTATTTCTATTAGAATTAGAAAAAGAGAGCTTGATCCAACAGTTAGAAAACGAACAGCAAAAAAAGAAAAGAATTCTTAA